In the Streptomyces cinnamoneus genome, CTGCGACATGAGCATCGTCGCCTACCAGATGGCCCTCTTCGTCGGCCGGGCCGGGCACGTCCTGACCCCCGAACTGCGCCGGGAGCTGCGCCAGTCGGTGGAGGCCGTCGGATGACCACCGCCCCCGGCTCGCTCGCCCCGGCGCCCGGTCCGCCACCGGACCGCCGGACCGCGCGCGTCCGCCCGTACTCGCTCACCGGCGGACGCTCCCGCTTCGGCCACGTCCTGCTCGTCGAGACCTTCGTGGCCGCCGCGGGCACGTGCGCCGGCGCCGGTCCGTCCGAGCCGGCCTCCGGGGGGCTCGCCTCGCGGGTCATGCCCGAGGTCCGCGCGATCATCGGGCTGTGCCGCCGGCTGCGCTCGGTCGCCGAGGTCTCCGCCCTGCTGAAGATGCCGCTGGGCGTCGTGCGGATGCTCCTCGGCGACCTGGCCGACCAGGGAAGGATCCGCGTGTACGGCACCGGTCACGCCGTCGGCCGGCCCGACCGCGCGCTGCTCGAAAGGGTGCTGAGTGGACTCCGCAGACTCTGACGAGAAAGACGTCGTGACCGGCACGGACGGGGCGGTGGCCGCCGGTGCCGCGGACGCGGTGGCGGACGCGGTGGCGGACGCGGGCGACCCGGCCCCGGACGAACAGGCCCGCGGCTGGCAGCTGGACCTCTCCCGCGCCCCCAACGCCACGAAGATCGTGATCGCGGGAGGGTTCGGCGTCGGCAAGACGACGTTCGTCGGCTCCGTCTCCGAGATCACCCCCTTGCGGACGGAGGCCGTCATGACCACGGCCGCCGAGGACGTGGACGACCTCACCGCGGTCCCCGACAAGGCGACCACCACGGTCGCCATGGACTTCGGCCGCATCACCCTCGACGCCGACCTCGTGCTGTACCTGTTCGGCACGCCCGGCCAGAAGCGGTTCTGGTTCATGTGGGACGACCTGGTGCGCGGAGCCATCGGCGCCGTCGTCCTGGTGGACACGCGGCGGCTGGCCGACTGCTTCCCCGCGCTCGACTACTTCGAAAGCGGCGGCCTGCCGTACGTCGTCGCCGTCAACCACTTCGACGGCGCCACCCGGCACGCCCCGGAGGTGGTCCGCGAGGCGCTCGCCCTGCCGGCGGACGTACCGGTCGTGACCATGGACGCACGCCGGCGGATCACGGTCGTCGAGACGCTGCTGACCCTGGTGGGCCGGGCCCTCGCCGTCACGGACACCGGCCCCCAGGAGCGGAGGTGAGCGCGCCGTGCGCCGGATCCTGATAGTCGGAGCAGGCCAGTCCGGGCTCCAGCTGGCCCTCGGCCTCCAGGCCAAGGGCTACGACGTGACCGTCATGTCGAACCGCACGGCCGAGGAGATCCGGGCCGGGCGGGTCATGTCGACCCAGATCATGTTCCGCACCGCCCTGCGGTACGAGCGCGAGCTGGGCCTCAACTTCTGGGAGAGCCTCGCCCCCTGCGTGGAGGGCCTCGGCCTGTCCGTCGCCGGCACGGTGCCCGGCGTCGCGGGCGTCCAGCGCCTGGTCGACTGGGTGGGCCGGCTCGACGGCTACGCCCAGTCCGTCGACCAGCGGGTGAAGATGGCCGGCTGGCTCGACACCTTCGCCGAGCGCGGCGGCCGGCTCGTCATCCACGCCGCGGCCGTCTCCGACCTGGACTTCCTGGCCCCCCGCTACGACCTGGTGCTGGTCTCGGCGGGCAAGGGCGAGCTGGTGTCCCTCTTCCCCCGGGACGCCGCCCGCTCGCCCCACGCCACGCCCAGGCGGTCCCTGGCCCTCGCCTACGTCCACGGCCTGGGCCCGCGCGCCGAGCACCCGGAGTACGACGCGGCCCGCTGCAACCTCGTGCCCGGCGTCGGCGAGCTGTGGGTCATCCCCACGCTCACCACCTCCGGCCGCGCCGACATCCTCTTCTGGGAGGGCCTGCCGGGCGGCCCGCTCGACGTCTTCCGCGACGTCGACGGCCCCGGCGAGCACCTGGCGCGCACGCTGGAGCTGCTGGAACGGTTCGTGCCGTGGGAGTACGGGCGGGCCACGGCCGTGGAGCTGACCGACGCCCGGGCCACCCTGGCCGGCGGCTACACCCCGGTCGTCCGCGACCCGGTCGGCCGGC is a window encoding:
- a CDS encoding GTP-binding protein, translated to MADAVADAGDPAPDEQARGWQLDLSRAPNATKIVIAGGFGVGKTTFVGSVSEITPLRTEAVMTTAAEDVDDLTAVPDKATTTVAMDFGRITLDADLVLYLFGTPGQKRFWFMWDDLVRGAIGAVVLVDTRRLADCFPALDYFESGGLPYVVAVNHFDGATRHAPEVVREALALPADVPVVTMDARRRITVVETLLTLVGRALAVTDTGPQERR
- a CDS encoding styrene monooxygenase/indole monooxygenase family protein: MRRILIVGAGQSGLQLALGLQAKGYDVTVMSNRTAEEIRAGRVMSTQIMFRTALRYERELGLNFWESLAPCVEGLGLSVAGTVPGVAGVQRLVDWVGRLDGYAQSVDQRVKMAGWLDTFAERGGRLVIHAAAVSDLDFLAPRYDLVLVSAGKGELVSLFPRDAARSPHATPRRSLALAYVHGLGPRAEHPEYDAARCNLVPGVGELWVIPTLTTSGRADILFWEGLPGGPLDVFRDVDGPGEHLARTLELLERFVPWEYGRATAVELTDARATLAGGYTPVVRDPVGRLPSGGLVLGVADAVVVNDPLTGQGSNSAAKCAASYLASIVERGDAPFDADWMRTAFDRYWASARHVTRWTNTMLAPPAAHVRALIAAAAGAQPVADRFANGYDDPSDFAHYFFDAAEAEAYVAQVMKELRESRDPTEGPPVRAANRAGPPGGAAGR
- a CDS encoding DUF742 domain-containing protein, with translation MTTAPGSLAPAPGPPPDRRTARVRPYSLTGGRSRFGHVLLVETFVAAAGTCAGAGPSEPASGGLASRVMPEVRAIIGLCRRLRSVAEVSALLKMPLGVVRMLLGDLADQGRIRVYGTGHAVGRPDRALLERVLSGLRRL